Proteins encoded in a region of the Cyclopterus lumpus isolate fCycLum1 chromosome 23, fCycLum1.pri, whole genome shotgun sequence genome:
- the chrm2a gene encoding muscarinic acetylcholine receptor M2a isoform X1, protein MDVLNFTYWNASEGNGTEVVGESESPYKTVEVVFIVLVAGSLSLVTVIGNILVMLSIKVNRNLQTVNNYFLFSLACADLIIGLCSMNLYTVYIVMGYWPLGPVVCDLWLALDYVVSNASVMNLLIISFDRYFCVTKPLSYPVKRTTKMAGMMIAAAWVLSFVLWAPAILFWQFIVGGRTVPERECYIQFFSNAAVTFGTAIAAFYLPVIIMIQLYWQISRASKSRVKKDNRKPSGGNAEPVSPGQKRNNTPKPNNNNVPGEDAGRLQSQNADDGANQHDGKLQNGKGPSSTTAEGETEGDDVARENCTPAEEKESSNDSTSGSVAASNQKDEEATPSTANASAETSQPLPRQRAKAGGSKLTCIKIKTKSPKGDCYTPSNATVEIVPASERQNHVARKIVKMTKQPPNKKKKVPPSREKKVTRTIMAILVAFVATWTPYNVMVLINTFCSSCIPNTVWTIGYWLCYINSTINPACYALCNVTFKKTFKHLLLCQYKNSRSAR, encoded by the coding sequence ATGGATGTACTTAATTTCACCTACTGGAATGCCTCCGAAGGCAACGGCACAGAAGTTGTGGGAGAAAGTGAAAGCCCCTACAAGACTGTGGAGGTGGTGTTCATCGTGTTGGTGGCTGGTTCCCTCAGTTTGGTTACAGTTATTGGAAATATCCTGGTCATGCTTTCCATCAAAGTTAATAGGAACTTACAGACTGTCAACAACTATTTTCTATTCAGCCTTGCATGTGCTGACCTAATTATTGGACTGTGCTCTATGAACTTGTACACAGTCTACATAGTCATGGGCTACTGGCCCTTGGGCCCGGTGGTCTGTGACTTGTGGTTGGCTTTGGACTATGTTGTCAGCAACGCGTCCGTCATGAATCTTCTCATCATAAGCTTTGACAGATATTTCTGTGTCACCAAGCCCCTTAGCTACCCTGTCAAAAGGACCACCAAGATGGCGGGAATGATGATTGCAGCAGCCTGGGTcctgtcttttgtcctctggGCGCCAGCCATTCTCTTCTGGCAGTTCATTGTTGGTGGGCGGACGGTGCCTGAGAGGGAGTGCTACATCCAGTTCTTCTCTAATGCCGCGGTCACTTTCGGCACTGCCATCGCCGCCTTTTACCTGCCCGTCATCATCATGATTCAGCTCTACTGGCAGATCTCCAGAGCAAGCAAGAGTCGTGTGAAGAAGGATAACCGCAAGCCGTCTGGAGGCAATGCAGAGCCCGTGTCACCTGGCCAGAAGAGGAACAACACACCGAAACCCAACAATAACAACGTCCCAGGGGAAGACGCGGGACGTTTGCAGAGCCAGAATGCTGACGATGGAGCTAACCAGCACGATGGAAAGCTGCAAAACGGCAAGGGGCCTTCCTCGACCACTGCGGAGGGAGAAACGGAAGGAGATGACGTGGCAAGGGAGAACTGCACCCcggcggaggagaaggagagctcTAACGATTCAACATCCGGCAGTGTGGCTGCGTCCAATCAGAAGGATGAGgaggccacaccctccaccgcCAACGCCAGCGCCGAGACCAGCCAGCCGCTCCCACGTCAGCGAGCCAAAGCTGGGGGCTCCAAGCTGACCTGCATCAAGATCAAGACTAAATCGCCCAAGGGTGACTGCTACACGCCGTCCAACGCCACCGTTGAGATCGTCCCGGCCTCCGAGCGGCAGAATCACGTGGCCCGGAAGATTGTGAAGATGACAAAGCAACCTcccaacaagaagaagaaagtgccGCCGTCACGAGAGAAAAAAGTGACCCGCACCATTATGGCCATCCTGGTAGCTTTTGTTGCCACCTGGACTCCTTATAATGTGATGGTGCTTATTAACACCTTCTGCTCCAGCTGCATCCCCAACACAGTGTGGACTATTGGATACTGGCTGTGCTACATTAACAGCACCATCAACCCGGCCTGCTACGCTCTGTGCAATGtcacttttaaaaagacattcaaaCATCTTCTCCTCTGCCAATATAAAAATAGTAGGTCAGCCAGATAA
- the chrm2a gene encoding muscarinic acetylcholine receptor M2a isoform X2 gives MLSIKVNRNLQTVNNYFLFSLACADLIIGLCSMNLYTVYIVMGYWPLGPVVCDLWLALDYVVSNASVMNLLIISFDRYFCVTKPLSYPVKRTTKMAGMMIAAAWVLSFVLWAPAILFWQFIVGGRTVPERECYIQFFSNAAVTFGTAIAAFYLPVIIMIQLYWQISRASKSRVKKDNRKPSGGNAEPVSPGQKRNNTPKPNNNNVPGEDAGRLQSQNADDGANQHDGKLQNGKGPSSTTAEGETEGDDVARENCTPAEEKESSNDSTSGSVAASNQKDEEATPSTANASAETSQPLPRQRAKAGGSKLTCIKIKTKSPKGDCYTPSNATVEIVPASERQNHVARKIVKMTKQPPNKKKKVPPSREKKVTRTIMAILVAFVATWTPYNVMVLINTFCSSCIPNTVWTIGYWLCYINSTINPACYALCNVTFKKTFKHLLLCQYKNSRSAR, from the coding sequence ATGCTTTCCATCAAAGTTAATAGGAACTTACAGACTGTCAACAACTATTTTCTATTCAGCCTTGCATGTGCTGACCTAATTATTGGACTGTGCTCTATGAACTTGTACACAGTCTACATAGTCATGGGCTACTGGCCCTTGGGCCCGGTGGTCTGTGACTTGTGGTTGGCTTTGGACTATGTTGTCAGCAACGCGTCCGTCATGAATCTTCTCATCATAAGCTTTGACAGATATTTCTGTGTCACCAAGCCCCTTAGCTACCCTGTCAAAAGGACCACCAAGATGGCGGGAATGATGATTGCAGCAGCCTGGGTcctgtcttttgtcctctggGCGCCAGCCATTCTCTTCTGGCAGTTCATTGTTGGTGGGCGGACGGTGCCTGAGAGGGAGTGCTACATCCAGTTCTTCTCTAATGCCGCGGTCACTTTCGGCACTGCCATCGCCGCCTTTTACCTGCCCGTCATCATCATGATTCAGCTCTACTGGCAGATCTCCAGAGCAAGCAAGAGTCGTGTGAAGAAGGATAACCGCAAGCCGTCTGGAGGCAATGCAGAGCCCGTGTCACCTGGCCAGAAGAGGAACAACACACCGAAACCCAACAATAACAACGTCCCAGGGGAAGACGCGGGACGTTTGCAGAGCCAGAATGCTGACGATGGAGCTAACCAGCACGATGGAAAGCTGCAAAACGGCAAGGGGCCTTCCTCGACCACTGCGGAGGGAGAAACGGAAGGAGATGACGTGGCAAGGGAGAACTGCACCCcggcggaggagaaggagagctcTAACGATTCAACATCCGGCAGTGTGGCTGCGTCCAATCAGAAGGATGAGgaggccacaccctccaccgcCAACGCCAGCGCCGAGACCAGCCAGCCGCTCCCACGTCAGCGAGCCAAAGCTGGGGGCTCCAAGCTGACCTGCATCAAGATCAAGACTAAATCGCCCAAGGGTGACTGCTACACGCCGTCCAACGCCACCGTTGAGATCGTCCCGGCCTCCGAGCGGCAGAATCACGTGGCCCGGAAGATTGTGAAGATGACAAAGCAACCTcccaacaagaagaagaaagtgccGCCGTCACGAGAGAAAAAAGTGACCCGCACCATTATGGCCATCCTGGTAGCTTTTGTTGCCACCTGGACTCCTTATAATGTGATGGTGCTTATTAACACCTTCTGCTCCAGCTGCATCCCCAACACAGTGTGGACTATTGGATACTGGCTGTGCTACATTAACAGCACCATCAACCCGGCCTGCTACGCTCTGTGCAATGtcacttttaaaaagacattcaaaCATCTTCTCCTCTGCCAATATAAAAATAGTAGGTCAGCCAGATAA